In the genome of Colletotrichum lupini chromosome 8, complete sequence, one region contains:
- a CDS encoding MCM2/3/5 family protein, translating into MSKAILSIQSNDSTKTKATVNLLPCRIHHDGPVGDSNTFWNPSKSEDGKTVAYFRGRKLHGTTVKLPEQYRGLVMERSAKVETQQLEGEGEEAEGDLVELGTMETKAEFDEMVVWGHEASAEAASDPYVRSIEEWLGVAESIHSYSPEETKTDTTIIMAPSSDAGLLMSDAPSRSAATPKRSFMPSSSVGGRPRAPPSESMGAQSDDEAEGFADDQVPRGSRIPDAANIPRVEDRIGLMVQDHFETFIETQVDEEPSSSAPPTSSAATTGKYYVAQIHGMRTYQLSTFYVDFKHLTTFTNGELGDGIMRGYYRFLPFLTAALHNMIAKYEPQYFREHRQPTSSSNPTNSTASQLGSASQTDMGEKTANQQTDKLFTIAFYNMPLISRVRSLRSTNIGQLLSISGTVTRTSEVRPELSLGTFVCEACRTVVPNVEQTFRYTEPTQCPNMTCQNRQAWQLDIRHSTFVDWQKVRIQENSSEIPTGSMPRTMDVILRGEIVDRAKAGEKCIFTGALIVVPDVSQMGLPGLRPSTIRDDNRAAGTDAGGSGVTGLKALGVRDLTYRMAFLACMVTPDTSNLGQTASGQVADVISSLTQNNGNDTSESVDDIQAAIVAGWNPAEIEELRQLVSEKNLLDRLVASIAPTVYGHNTIKKGILLQLLSGVHKTTAEGMELRGDINICIVGDPSTSKSQFLKYVCGFAPRAVYTSGKASSAAGLTAAVVKDEETGDFTIEAGALMLADNGICAIDEFDKMDIADQVAIHEAMEQQTISIAKAGIQATLNARTSILAAANPVGGRYNRKTTLRANINMSAPIMSRFDLFFVVLDECNETIDRHLAEHIVGIHQLRDEAIEPEYSTETIQRFIRFARAFRPEFSPEAKEFLVEKYKELRADDAQGGIGKNSYRITVRQLESMIRLSEAIAKGSCESVITPDMVAQAFDLLRQSIISVEHDDVEVDDEEAPEQGAALLRAASEAAGQPADDEMAVDRPEGTPAPARVKQTITFEKYSSMVNLIVEHVNEAEAENGEGVEGEALVEWYLEQKEDELNSVEEHDSEKALAKKVLKRMVKENILMAVRGQGLADDDAPAEGTSSGPVEPATIVYVLHPNCAVEEF; encoded by the exons ATGTCGAAAGCTATTCTGTCCATTCAGTCAAATGACTCTACAAAGACCAAGGCCACAGTCAACCTGCTGCCTTGTCGTATTCATCACGATGGTCCCGTCGGCGATTCCAACACATTTTGGAACCCTTCCAAGTCAGAAG ATGGCAAGACAGTAGCGTACTTCCGCGGCAGAAAGCTCCATGGCACGACAGTCAAGTTGCCAGAACAATACCGAGGCCTAGTGATGGAGAGGAGTGCAAAGGTCGAGACACAGCAGCTCGAAGGAGAGGGCGAAGAGGCTGAGGGCGACCTGGTCGAGCTGGGTACCATGGAAACCAAGGCAGAGTTTGACGAGATGGTTGTTTGGGGCCACGAGGCGAGTGCAGAGGCGGCCTCTGATCCGTACGTGAGGAGTATAGAAGAATGGCTTGGTGTGGCTGAGTCG ATACACTCATACTCACCAGAGGAGACCAAGACTG ATACGACAATAATCATGGCTCCCTCAAGCGACGCCGGCCTCCTAATGTCGGACGCCCCGTCCCGTTCGGCGGCTACCCCTAAGCGCTCCTTTATGCCATCCTCATCCGTCGGCGGCAGACCACGGGCGCCGCCCTCCGAGAGCATGGGCGCCCAAAGTGACGATGAGGCCGAGGGCTTCGCCGATGACCAAGTCCCCCGCGGATCAAGGATACCAGATGCTGCAAACATTCCCCGCGTGGAGGACAGGATTGGTCTCATGGTCCAGGACCACTTTGAGACCTTCATTGAAACGCAAGTTGATG AAGAGCCGAGCTCTTCTGCCCCGCCGACATCCAGCGCTGCCACGACAGGCAAGTACTATGTCGCCCAGATCCACGGCATGAGGACATATCAGCTCTCAACATTCTACGTCGACTTCAAGCACCTGACCACATTTACCAATGGAGAGCTGGGTGATGGTATCATGCGCGGTTACTACCGATTCCTTCCTTTCCTCACGGCCGCGCTACACAACATGATCGCCAAGTATGAGCCGCAGTACTTCCGCGAACACAGGCAGCCGACATCCTCAAGCAACCCGACCAACTCAACCGCAAGCCAACTTGGTTCTGCGAGCCAGACGGATATGGGTGAAAAGACGGCCAACCAGCAGACAGACAAGCTCTTCACCATCGCCTTCTACAACATGCCCCTCATCTCAAGAGTGCGCAGTCTTAGGTCGACCAACATTGGCCAGCTGCTCTCCATCTCCGGCACGGTGACGCGAACGTCAGAAGTCCGCCCTGAGCTTTCACTCGGCACATTTGTTTGCGAGGCTTGCAGAACGGTCGTTCCCAACGTCGAGCAGACTTTCAGATACACCGAACCCACCCAGTGCCCCAACATGACTTGCCAGAACCGTCAAGCCTGGCAGCTCGATATCCGTCACAGCACGTTTGTCGACTGGCAGAAGGTGCGAATCCAAGAAAACAGCTCAGAGATTCCCACGGGAAGCATGCCGAGAACAATGGACGTCATCTTGCGCGGAGAGATTGTGGATCGGGCCAAGGCAGGAGAGAAGTGCATCTTCACCGGTGCGCTCATCGTCGTGCCGGATGTCAGCCAAATGGGCCTGCCCGGCTTGAGGCCAAGCACCATTCGCGACGACAACCGTGCTGCCGGTACTGATGCAGGCGGTTCTGGAGTCACTGGTCTCAAGGCGCTGGGTGTTCGCGATCTGACCTACCGCATGGCCTTCCTGGCGTGTATGGTCACTCCCGACACCTCAAATCTGGGCCAGACGGCGAGCGGGCAGGTTGCAGATGTTATCAGCTCCCTGACACAAAACAACGGCAACGACACCTCGGAATCAGTGGATGACATTCAAGCTGCGATCGTCGCTGGCTGGAACCCTGCCGAGATTGAAGAGCTGCGTCAGCTCGTAAGCGAGAAGAACCTTCTCGATCGGTTGGTTGCTTCCATAGCGCCTACTGTATACGGCCACAACACGATCAAGAAGGGTATCCTGCTTCAGCTTTTGTCTGGTGTGCACAAGACCACCGCCGAGGGCATGGAGCTGAGAGGTGATATCAACATCTGCATTGTCGGTGACCCTTCCACATCCAAGTCTCAGTTCCTCAAATACGTTTGTGGCTTTGCACCCCGCGCGGTCTACACCAGTGGTAAGGCTTCTTCCGCTGCTGGTTTGACAGCCGCTGTGGTCAAGGATGAAGAGACTGGAGACTTCACGATTGAGGCTGGTGCTCTGATGTTGGCAGACAACGGTATTTGCGCCATTGACGAGTTCGACAAGATGGACATCGCCGACCAAGTTGCCATCCACGAAGCCATGGAGCAGCAGACAATTTCTATCGCCAAGGCTGGTATCCAGGCCACCCTCAACGCCCGCACCTCTATCCTCGCCGCCGCTAACCCTGTTGGCGGTCGATACAACAGGAAGACGACCCTTCGCGCCAACATCAACATGAGCGCTCCCATCATGTCTCGTTTTGAtctcttcttcgtcgtccTTGATGAGTGCAACGAGACCATTGACCGACATCTTGCAGAGCACATTGTCGGGATCCACCAGCTTCGCGATGAAGCCATCGAGCCCGAGTACAGCACCGAGACCATTCAGCGTTTCATTCGTTTCGCTCGCGCTTTCCGCCCCGAGTTCTCTCCCGAGGCCAAGGAATTCCTCGTTGAGAAGTACAAGGAGCTCCGCGCTGATGACGCGCAAGGCGGCATTGGCAAGAACTCGTACCGTATCACTGTTCGTCAGCTGGAGAGTATGATTCGCTTATCCGAGGCCATCGCCAAGGGCAGCTGCGAGAGTGTAATTACTCCCGACATGGTTGCCCAGGCCTTCGATCTACTCAGGCAGAGTATCATCTCTGTTGAGCATGACGATGTGGAAGTTGATGACGAGGAGGCACCCGAGCAAGGTGCGGCTCTTCTCCGCGCGGCATCTGAAGCGGCTGGTCAGCCGGCCGATGATGAAATGGCCGTCGACAGACCCGAGGGCACGCCAGCACCGGCCAGAGTCAAGCAGACCATCACGTTTGAGAAGTACTCGAGCATGGTCAACTTGATTGTCGAGCATGTCAACGAAGCCGAGGCCGAGAACGGCGAGGGCGTCGAGGGCGAGGCGCTCGTTGAGTGGTACTTGGAGCAGAAGGAGGATGAGCTCAATAGCGTCGAGGAGCACGATTCTGAGAAGGCATTGGCGAAGAAGGTTCTCAAGAGGATGGTCAAG GAAAACATTCTCATGGCTGTCCGCGGCCAAGGCTTGGCAGACGACGACGCACCTGCCGAAGGCACTTCTTCTGGCCCTGTGGAGCCGGCGACTATCGTATATGTGTTGCATCCCAACTGCGCTGTTGAGGAGTTTTGA
- a CDS encoding cyclopropane-fatty-acyl-phospholipid synthase has translation MPKLPSLVPAAVAKPLYRGTELVRGAVGSLTWGPALSVAKPAILSVFSKIERGTLLLVDEPAELRRVFGQKLGAKYNENLTNGDHVPRRADAVPRVELVVKSDAFWMRLFLFADMGFAESYMLGEIECKDLTAFFQLFIVNREEMGNGTTWISSLSTAVSSLARTTNTLSNALLNISAHYDISNDMFAAFLSPDMTYSCPIWKPQSSADDPNEPEETLEQAQMTKLHRFIDGARIKPSDHVLEIGTGWGSFAIEAVKKTGCRVTSLTLSKEQKALAEERIEAAGFSDRIDVRLTDYRELETPGRPFDKIVSIEMLEAVGQEFLATYFAQMDRLLKKDGGIAVFQCITMPEGRHEAYSKGEDFINHYIFPGGYLPSITQLLNHISKESKGTLIVEKVENIGGHYSKTLRLWKEEFLRNFDSKIRPALKREHDDMTEEEIDVFRRKWEYYFTYCEAGFRTKTLGDAIITVGREGALELMEGIPL, from the exons ATGCCCAAGCTCCCCTCGCTGGTCCCAGCGGCCGTCGCCAAACCCCTCTACCGCGGCACCGAGCTCGTGAGAGGCGCCGTCGGCAGCCTGACCTGGGGACCGGCCCTATCGGTAGCCAAGCCCGCCATCCTCTCCGTCTTTTCAAAGATTGAGCGCGGCACCCTCCTGCTCGTCGACGAGCCCGCCGAGCTCCGGAGGGTATTCGGCCAGAAGCTGGGCGCAAAGTACAACGAGAACCTCACCAACGGCGACCACGTGCCTCGCCGCGCCGATGCCGTGCCCCGCGTGGAGCTGGTCGTCAAGAGCGATGCGTTCTGGATGCGCCTGTTCTTGTTCGCTGACATGGGGTTCGCCGAGTCGTATATGCTGGGGGAGATTGAGTGCAAGGACTTGACTGCCTTCTTTCAG CTCTTCATCGTCAACCGTGAAGAAATGGGCAACGGAACAACCTGGATATCGAGCTTGTCCACCGCCGTCTCGAGCCTGGCGCGAACCACAAACACCCTGTCCAACGCCCTCCTCAACATCTCGGCGCACTATGACATCAGCAACGACATGTTCGCCGCCTTCCTGTCGCCGGACATGACCTACTCGTGCCCCATCTGGAAACCGCAAAGCAGCGCCGACGACCCCAACGAGCCGGAAGAGACGCTGGAGCAGGCGCAAATGACCAAGCTGCACCGCTTCATCGACGGCGCGCGCATCAAGCCGTCGGATCACGTGCTGGAGATTGGCACCGGCTGGGGTTCCTTTGCGATCGAGGCGGTGAAGAAGACGGGCTGCCGCGTGACGAGCTTGACGCTCTCCAAGGAGCAAAAGGCGCTCGCGGAGGAGCGCATCGAGGCCGCGGGGTTCTCTGACCGTATCGACGTCAGGCTTACGGATTACCGAGAGCTAGAGACGCCGGGCAGGCCGTTTGACAAGATTGTGTCCATTGAGATGCTGGAGGCCGTTGGTCAGGAGTTCCTGGCGACGTATTTTGCGCAAATGGACAGGTTGCTGAAGAAGGATGGGGGTATCGCCGTCTTCCAGTGCATTACGATGCCGGAAGGTCGCCATGAGGCGTACTCCAAGGGCGAAGA TTTCATCAACCACTACATCTTCCCGGGAGGTTACCTCCCATCGATCACTCAGCTGTTGAACCACATCAGCAAGGAGTCCAAGGGCACTCTCATTGTCGAAAAGGTGGAGAACATTGGTGGCCACTACTCAAAAACCCTGAGGCTGTGGAAGGAGGAGTTCCTCCGCAACTTTGATTCCAAGATCCGTCCGGCGTTGAAACGTGAGCATGATGACATGACTGAAGAAGAAATAGATGTATTTAGAAGGAAGTGGGAG TACTACTTCACATACTGCGAAGCCGGGTTCCGAACAAAGACGCTTGGCGACGCGATAATAACCGTTGGGCGCGAGGGTGCTCTGGAGTTGATGGAAGGCATTCCGCTATGA
- a CDS encoding exonuclease yields MAPELSSNWKKLQAQLKAAGPSSSSTTPAKTSGGVKRKAESSTSDQQQSKKKKIASKTSGPATHTPKAVKTKNGRMGVAQSSKVEVEPKVGPSPSLALWAQDNDISSEALAEAYGLGLKNNSMLGSEKDKINSGLIEGIEVGKYIAIDCEMVGVGDGGYESVLARVSIVDFHGRQVYDSYVKPQERVTDWRSAVSGILPKHMRFARDFDEVQKEVAALLKDRIVVAHDIKHDLDCLKLSHPSKDIRDTAKHPGFRQYGNGSKPALRRLAEELLKVTIQGGAHSSIEDARVTMLLFRKHKSAFDVDHANRFPRFGGASISSKPKSNKSKKKK; encoded by the coding sequence ATGGCCCCTGAGCTGTCATCAAATTGGAAGAAGCTCCAGGCACAACTCAAAGCGGCAGGCCCGTCTTCTTCCTCAACTACACCAGCCAAGACGTCTGGGGGTGTCAAGAGAAAAGCAGAATCTTCAACCTCGGACCAACAACAGtccaaaaagaagaagattgCTTCCAAAACGTCGGGACCAGCTACGCACACCCCAAAGGCCGTAAAAACAAAGAACGGACGCATGGGTGTTGCACAAAGTTCAAAGGTTGAAGTCGAACCCAAGGTCGGCCCGTCGCCGTCACTCGCTCTCTGGGCCCAAGACAATGACATCTCTTCGGAAGCACTGGCTGAGGCCTACGGTCTCGGGCTGAAGAACAATTCCATGCTCGGATCCGAAAAGGATAAGATCAACTCTGGTCTCATAGAAGGAATCGAGGTGGGCAAGTACATCGCCATCGACTGCGAAATGGTTGGTGTTGGAGATGGAGGATACGAGTCCGTCTTGGCTCGTGTGAGCATCGTTGACTTTCACGGACGCCAAGTATACGATTCGTATGTGAAGCCCCAAGAACGGGTGACGGACTGGCGAAGTGCTGTGAGCGGGATCCTCCCTAAGCACATGAGATTTGCCCGGGACTTCGACGAGGTCCAAAAGGAAGTCGCCGCGCTCCTTAAAGACAGGATAGTGGTTGCTCACGATATCAAGCACGATCTGGACTGCCTGAAACTCAGTCATCCGAGTAAAGACATTCGCGATACGGCCAAGCACCCTGGGTTTCGGCAGTACGGCAACGGCAGTAAGCCAGCGCTTAGAAGACTTGCAGAGGAGTTGCTCAAGGTTACCATCCAAGGCGGTGCTCACTCAAGTATCGAAGATGCGCGGGTGACGATGCTCTTGTTCAGGAAACACAAGTCCGCATTCGACGTGGATCACGCCAACCGCTTTCCTCGATTTGGAGGTGCTTCGATAAGTTCGAAGCCAAAGTCTAACAAGTCCAAGAAAAAGAAATGA
- a CDS encoding histone acetyltransferase E, with protein sequence MKNGKWETLGCKVSDESRAQMRENGKMHLSRSGGVEVHGNFFTAFGQFALSATPPSCSCSNSIIFCDREQQADCRILPTSINCQPPHRVFIMAAHGANGEASVGSSEPRQKGKATPETIRAGCIAMVKKEGIPRRAEILSIKETKSGRQFYCNFDNFNKRLDEWVPTIRIDFDQDVEWPLPDKDKPKDPKTKKGVATSKNKVSKKSQKRPSKREQSAPSEAATPHPWTEFVESQSRKMTPTAEESQSQTPATATGDATATPAAGGDEMEIDLEEEVQKKDLLSGFSREDEIEKLRTHGSMTQNPAEISRIRNISKVQFGKHDLFPWYFSPYPEVFNQEDVIFICEFCLGYYGDEKSFVRHRHKCTLQHPPGNEIYRDESVSFFEIDGRRQRTYCRNLCLLSKMFLDHKTLYYDVDPFLFYVMTSRSDKGCHIIGYFSKEKESADGYNVACILTLPQYQRKGYGRLLIQFSYELSRIEGKLGSPEKPLSDLGLLSYRQYWGENILDLIVGYNERDEKTTIEAISTALAIIPQDVEHTLQALKMQVYHKGEHKIVIPEKLIQQRVKQKVKQKRLIDPSKIQWKPPVFTASTRTWAHFLSLAPPHSEATTLNFTLTYNYSEPKARAEVMKHRVTTVSKHFAQLPHHRRPLTHDTRISSTCATSVNTRKLPFNFDPHSAPRRSFFTSANSLSSSSMNAPLHKKPINLLRGWPSPSLLPAAALSAAAVKTLADPAAYVPGLQYGPDPGYQPLRESIARWLAAFYPAVDPAPPSAADDATTTTVAAGHHAPDVRRICVTGGASQNLACILQSFTDPLYTKNVWMVAPCYFLACPIFADAGFDGRLKAVPEDDDGIDIEYLRKGLEAAGEGGDEHFKEAKKRKLYRHIIYLVPTCSNPTGKTMSLRRRHELVLLARKHDALLVSDDVYDFLQWPLSTPPQPGYTPEMRIPRLVDIDRSLGVPDASFGNAVSNGSFSKIVAPGVRTGWAEGSPAFAYGLSQTGSTCSGGAPSQLAAMMVAELLESGELQRQLDQETRPALARRHGAMMQAIAEYIQKPLGEGVVVRGSALKGAEVFGGYFVWFSLPEGMSSREVAVRAKETENLVIGHGAQFEVHGDEDAARFDREIRLCFSWEPEEDVVEGVKRLGAVLKAMKDGVKWKSSSTLDVDNVK encoded by the exons ATGAAAAACGGTAAATGGGAAACTCTTGGATGTAAAGTCAGCGATGAGAGTCGAGCCCAAATGAGAGAAAATGGAAAAATGCACTTATCGAGGTCGGGTGGAGTGGA GGTTCACGGCAATTTCTTCACCGCCTTTGGGCAGTTCGCGCTTTCTGCCACACCACCTTCCTGTTCCTGCAGTAATTCAATCATCTTTTGCGACCGAGAACAGCAAGCCGATTGTCGCATTTTACCAACATCCATCAACTGTCAACCACCACATCGAGTATTCATCATGGCGGCACACGGCGCCAATGGCGAGGCCTCTGTCGGCTCCAGTGAGCCCCGACAAAAGGGAAAGGCTACCCCGGAAACAATCAG AGCAGGATGCATCGCCATGGTCAAAAAGGAAGGCATCCCACGTCGAGCAGAGATTCTTAGTATCAAAGAAACAAAGAGCGGTCGCCAATTTTACTGCAACTTTGACAATTTCAACAAACGTCTCGACGAATGGGTGCCGACGATCCGAATCGATTTCGACCAAGATGTCGAGTGGCCATTACCCGACAAGGACAAACcgaaagatcctaagacgaAGAAAGGTGTTGCCACGTCAAAAAATAAGGTCTCAAAGAAATCTCAGAAGCGACCTTCGAAGAGGGAGCAATCTGCGCCTTCAGAGGCCGCGACGCCGCACCCATGGACCGAGTTCGTCGAGTCACAGAGCCGTAAGATGACGCCGACGGCCGAGGAGAGCCAAAGCCAGACCCCGGCCACAGCTACGGGCGATGCAACGGCCACCCCCGCAGCTGGAGGCGATGAAATGGAAATTGACCTGGAGGAGGAGGTCCAGAAGAAAGATTTACTCAGTGGCTTCAGCCGAGAAGACGAGATCGAGAAGTTGAGGACACACGGCTCTATGACGCAGAATCCGGCCGAGATCTCCCGGATTCGAAATATCTCCAAGGTCCAGTTTGGAAAGCACGACTTGTTCCCATGGTACTTTTCCCCATACCCTGAGGTATTCAACCAGGAAGATGTTATTTTCATCTGCGAGTTTTGCCTCGGGTACTATGGCGACGAGAAATCCTTTGTTAGGCACAGGCACAAGTGTACTCTGCAGCACCCTCCTGGAAACGAGATCTACCGCGACGAGTCTGTCTCTTTCTTTGAGATTGACGGCAGACGGCAGCGCACCTACTGCCGTAACCTGTGTCTCTTGTCCAAGATGTTCCTTGACCACAAGACACTATACTACGATGTCGACCCCTTCTTGTTCTACGTCATGACGAGTCGAAGCGATAAGGGCTGCCACATTATCGGTTACTTTTCCAAAGAAAAGGAGAGCGCGGACGGATACAACGTAGCTTGTATCTTGACTCTGCCCCAGTACCAGCGCAAAGGTTATGGTCGATTGCTCATCCAGTTCTCGTACGAACTATCAAGGATCGAAGGCAAGCTTGGTTCGCCAGAAAAGCCGCTTTCTGATTTGGGTCTGCTGAGTTATCGGCAATACTGGGGCGAGAACATCTTGGATCTCATTGTGGGTTACAATGAGCGCGATGAGAAGACTACGATTGAAGCCATCTCGACGGCTCTTGCCATAATTCCGCAGGACGTGGAGCACACCTTACAGGCGCTTAAGATGCAGGTGTATCATAAGGGAGAGCACAAGATCGTGATTCCCGAGAAGCTGATCCAGCAGAGGGTGAAGCAGAAGGTGAAGCAGAAGCGATTGATTGACCCGAGCAAGATCCAGTGGAAGCCACCAGTATTTACGGCTTCTACGAGAACATGGG CGCATTTCCTATCTTTGGCGCCTCCGCATTCGGAGGCGACAACCTTGAACTTCACTCTGACATACAACTATAG TGAACCAAAAGCTCGAGCGGAGGTGATGAAGCATCGCGTGACAACTGTATCAAAACACTTTGCTCAATTACCTCACCACCGGCGACCCCTCACACACGACACCCGCATCTCTTCAACTTGCGCGACCAGCGTAAACACTCGCAAGCTGCCATTTAATTTTGATCCACACTCAGCACCTCGACGATCCTTCTTCACCTCGGCAAATTCTCTCTCATCATCAAGCATGAACGCCCCCTTGCACAAGAAGCCAATCAACCTCCTCCGAGGCTGGCCCTCGCCATCCCTCCTCCCCGCCGCAGCCCTCTCCGCCGCGGCCGTAAAGACCCTCGCCGACCCCGCCGCCTACGTCCCGGGGCTCCAGTACGGTCCGGATCCGGGATACCAGCCTCTCCGCGAGTCCATCGCCCGCTGGCTGGCGGCATTTTACCCCGCCGTCGACCCCGCACCTCCGTCTGCCGCGGATGATGCCACCACCACTACTGTCGCCGCCGGCCACCACGCGCCCGATGTCCGGCGCATCTGCGTCACGGGCGGCGCAAGCCAGAATCTGGCTTGCATTCTGCAGTCCTTTACTGATCCGCTCTACACGAAGAATGTCTGGATGGTGGCGCCGTGCTACTTTCTCGCCTGCCCCATCTTTGCTGACGCTGGGTTCGACGGACGTCTGAAGGCAGTTCCTGAAGATGATGATGGTATCGATATCGAGTACTTGAGAAAGGGGCTCGAGGCCGCAGGAGAAGGCGGCGATGAG CACTTCAAAGAAGCCAAAAAGAGAAAACTCTACCGCCACATAATCTACCTCGTCCCAACCTGCTCCAACCCGACAGGCAAAACGATGTCCCTCCGCCGTCGCCACGAGCTCGTCCTCCTCGCCCGCAAACACGACGCCCTCCTCGTCTCCGACGACGTCTACGACTTCCTCCAATGGCCCCTCTCCACCCCTCCTCAGCCAGGCTACACCCCCGAAATGCGCATCCCCCGCCTCGTAGACATCGACCGCAGCCTAGGCGTCCCCGACGCCTCCTTCGGCAACGCGGTCTCCAACGGCTCCTTCAGCAAGATCGTCGCGCCCGGCGTGCGCACGGGGTGGGCGGAGGGCAGTCCCGCGTTCGCATACGGGTTATCGCAGACGGGGTCAACGTGTAGCGGTGGCGCGCCGAGCCAGTTGGCCGCCATGATGGTCGCGGAGCTGCTCGAGAGCGGTGAGCTGCAGAGGCAGCTTGATCAGGAGACGCGTCCCGCGCTCGCGAGACGACATGGGGCTATGATGCAAGCGATTGCGGAGTACATCCAGAAGCCGCTTGGCGAGGGTGTCGTTGTGCGCGGGTCGGCGTTGAAGGGGGCTGAGGTGTTTGGCGGGTACTTTGTGTGGTTTAGTTTGCCTGAGGGTATGTCGAGTCGGGAGGTTGCTGTGAGGGCTAAGGAGACGGAGAATCTGGTGATTGGGCACGGTGCGCAGTTTGAGGTGCATGGGGATGAGGACGCTGCGAGGTTCGATCGGGAGATTCGATTGTGTTTCTCGTGGGAGCCGGAGGAGGACGTCGTGGAGGGTGTGAAGAGGTTGGGAGCGGTGTTGAAGGCTATGAAGGATGGTGTTAAGTGGAAGTCCTCGAGTACGCTGGACGTAGATAACGTCAAATAA
- a CDS encoding CFEM domain-containing protein: MALQLADGLPDCAIPCLSQAVNITTCAVTNLTTTCLCQDKPAVEAFRVCIRAVCDLEQSLLAKNITWTKCGYPYHHQTGSIAGKVSLVIITAVFVLARMLSKFLRLSTWGPDDFTLILGYQTNMPQKLTNQLGNRQVFFAFEVIYTLSISALKASILFFYIRVFSMVSRTFSLVLWLTQTFNFLFCLAFTVANLNQCRPFSNAWEGWDGRHPGYCINVYAMFIAHAAINIALDVWMLGLPVTQVLWLNLRKRQKVEIVVMFSLGVVITIVSAVRLKVLLSLEGFQDPTYDAFYLHMWSYIELSVGIIVACLPSTRQVWRHLVPKLLRLVGLGSPKHHHNRHHGHERPGDSAKKLRDILFMSTNTGGGGGEEGGEEEHSSSSAGPSSPSGSSTRRQEVHCNL, translated from the exons ATGGCGCTTCAATTGGCGGATGGCCTGCCGGACTGTGCC ATACCGTGTCTGTCGCAGGCCGTCAACATCACAACATGTGCCGTCACCAACTTGACGACAACATGTCTATGTCAGGATAAGCCCGCCGTCGAGGCCTTTCGCGTCTGTATACGTGCGGTGTGTGACTTGGAGCAGTCTTTAC TCGCCAAGAATATCACATGGACAAAGTGCGGGTATCCCTATCACCATCAGACAGGTTCGATAGCCGGCAAAGTATCGCTCGTGATCATCACCGCCGTCTTCGTGCTAGCGAGGATGCTCTCCAAGTTTCTGAGGCTGTCGACGTGGGGGCCGGACGACTTCACGTTGATATTGGGATAC CAAACAAACATGCCGCAGAAGCTCACCAACCAACTCGGAAACCGACAGGTCTTCTTCGCCTTCGAAGTAATCTACACCCTCTCCATCTCCGCCCTCAAAGCCTCCATCCTCTTCTTCTACATCCGCGTCTTCAGCATGGTCAGCCGCACCTTCAGCCTCGTCCTCTGGCTCACCCAGACCTTCAACTTCCTGTTCTGCCTCGCCTTCACCGTCGCGAACCTGAACCAGTGCCGCCCCTTCAGCAACGCCTGGGAGGGCTGGGACGGCCGCCACCCGGGGTACTGTATCAATGTCTACGCCATGTTCATCGCGCACGCGGCGATCAATATCGCGCTCGACGTGTGGATGTTGGGGTTGCCCGTCACGCAGGTGCTGTGGTTGAATTTGAGAAAGAGGCAAAAGGTGGAGATTGTGGTCATGTTTTCGTTGGGCGTTGT CATCACAATCGTCAGCGCAGTCCGTCTAAAGGTCCTCCTGAGCCTCGAAGGCTTCCAAGACCCAACCT ACGACGCGTTCTACCTCCACATGTGGTCCTACATCGAACTCTCCGTCGGCATCATCGTCGCATGCCTCCCCTCGACCCGCCAAGTCTGGCGCCATCTCGTCCCCAAACTCCTCCGTCTCGTCGGGCTGGGAAGTCCCAAACACCACCACAACCGCCACCACGGCCATGAAAGGCCGGGTGACTCGGCAAAGAAGCTCCGCGACATTTTGTTTATGAGTACGAACACAGGAGGCGGTGGAGGAGAAGAGGGAGGTGAGGAGGAgcattcgtcgtcgtcggcgggACCTTCAAGTCCGAGTGGATCGTCGACTCGTCGTCAGGAGGTACACTGTAATttgtaa